From one Melioribacteraceae bacterium genomic stretch:
- the ndk gene encoding nucleoside-diphosphate kinase — MSNRTLAILKPDCVRKNLIGKVVSHIQDAGFKVLGMKMVRLTKDSAGGFYEIHKERPFYNDLLEYMTSGPCVPIALEKENAVEEFRKLIGATDPSKAAEGTIRKMYAENIEQNIVHGSDSDENAAKEISHFFTRKELLDINGF, encoded by the coding sequence GTGAGTAACAGAACATTAGCAATATTGAAACCTGACTGTGTAAGAAAAAATCTGATCGGAAAAGTTGTATCGCACATACAAGATGCCGGATTCAAAGTATTAGGAATGAAGATGGTTAGATTGACAAAAGATTCAGCCGGCGGGTTCTATGAAATTCATAAAGAAAGACCTTTCTATAATGATTTGTTGGAGTATATGACAAGCGGACCATGTGTACCGATCGCATTGGAAAAAGAAAATGCAGTTGAGGAATTCAGAAAATTAATCGGTGCAACCGATCCATCAAAAGCTGCTGAAGGAACAATCAGAAAAATGTATGCTGAAAACATCGAACAAAATATAGTTCACGGATCGGATTCCGATGAAAACGCAGCTAAAGAAATTTCTCATTTCTTCACAAGAAAAGAATTGTTAGATATAAACGGATTTTAA
- the sucD gene encoding succinate--CoA ligase subunit alpha encodes MSILLDKKTRVVVQGITGGEGSFHTGQMVEYGTNVVAGVTPGKGGTKFQGIPVFNTVADAVEKKKAEASVIFVPPGFAADAILEAANAGVKLIICITEGIPVKDMTKVYNSIKNMDVRLIGPNCPGIISPGKAKIGIMPGFIHRKGKVGVVSRSGTLTYEAVKQLSDLKIGQSTCVGIGGDPIIGSQFIDIIKLFNEDPNTEGIVMIGEIGGSAEEEAAAYVKKYVNKPVVGFIAGRTAPPGRRMGHAGAIISGGKGTADEKIKAMKKAGIKVALSPAEIGIKMKEALDEFYGDKKKKSKAKKKNKKK; translated from the coding sequence ATGAGTATTCTACTCGACAAAAAAACAAGAGTTGTAGTTCAAGGAATCACCGGTGGTGAAGGTTCTTTTCATACCGGTCAAATGGTTGAATACGGGACAAATGTTGTTGCCGGTGTAACTCCCGGTAAAGGCGGAACCAAATTTCAAGGTATTCCAGTATTTAATACTGTTGCGGATGCGGTTGAAAAAAAGAAAGCTGAAGCATCGGTTATCTTTGTGCCACCCGGTTTTGCAGCCGATGCAATTTTAGAAGCAGCAAATGCCGGTGTAAAATTAATAATATGTATCACCGAAGGCATACCAGTAAAAGATATGACTAAGGTTTATAATTCAATTAAAAATATGGATGTGCGATTAATTGGTCCGAACTGTCCGGGTATAATATCACCCGGAAAAGCAAAGATCGGAATTATGCCGGGATTCATTCATCGTAAAGGTAAAGTCGGTGTTGTTTCAAGAAGCGGAACATTAACTTACGAAGCAGTAAAACAATTAAGTGATTTGAAAATCGGACAATCTACTTGCGTTGGTATTGGTGGTGATCCGATTATCGGTTCTCAATTTATAGATATTATAAAATTGTTCAATGAAGATCCGAATACCGAAGGAATAGTAATGATCGGTGAAATCGGCGGAAGTGCAGAAGAAGAAGCAGCAGCTTATGTTAAAAAATATGTTAACAAGCCTGTAGTTGGATTTATTGCCGGTAGAACGGCACCTCCCGGAAGAAGAATGGGTCATGCCGGTGCAATTATTTCCGGTGGTAAAGGAACAGCTGATGAAAAAATCAAAGCGATGAAAAAAGCAGGAATAAAAGTTGCGTTAAGTCCGGCTGAAATCGGTATTAAAATGAAAGAAGCACTTGATGAATTTTACGGTGATAAGAAAAAAAAGAGCAAAGCAAAAAAGAAAAATAAGAAGAAATAA
- a CDS encoding DUF6263 family protein, with protein MKKLFVLLLSLMIFISCGSDEKKNESGNDNTESQSSIEAPGEFEAASGIDRNEAFALNYEIPQGQKMTYKLTSVATTNQKIIADSTITNEVSQTLNYIFNLESLGQADNNTRVKISIESVEISANYNGEVVSFDSKAINDEQTNLKFAEYSSLPNQSFDVVINNQGRIVEVNNITGIVDRYLEIQQAPAIKPEEREQINSQLKEQALKPLVQQLFRYLPEKETNIDSTWDLVYESPMGLYNLTNTATSTLRDVVQKDDNLVAKITTDLNVTYEGDGYIKQGEAAYQFEEPKIDGNAITYFNIEKNIVIKSELTTTTEMNVVVTAKNPSGVTETARRSDLSVNRNFIELLKVN; from the coding sequence ATGAAAAAACTATTTGTGTTATTGCTTTCGTTGATGATATTTATAAGCTGCGGAAGTGATGAGAAAAAAAATGAATCCGGCAATGACAATACTGAAAGTCAGTCTTCGATTGAAGCTCCGGGTGAATTTGAGGCGGCTTCCGGAATTGATCGTAACGAAGCTTTTGCATTAAACTATGAAATTCCGCAAGGTCAGAAAATGACCTACAAGTTGACTTCAGTCGCCACAACTAATCAAAAGATCATTGCCGATTCCACTATAACAAATGAAGTTTCACAGACACTAAATTATATTTTTAATTTAGAATCACTAGGTCAAGCAGATAACAATACTCGTGTCAAAATATCAATTGAGTCAGTTGAAATTTCCGCTAATTATAACGGTGAGGTTGTTTCATTTGATTCAAAAGCTATTAATGACGAGCAGACCAATTTAAAATTCGCCGAATACAGCTCACTTCCAAATCAATCATTTGATGTCGTTATTAACAATCAAGGAAGAATTGTCGAAGTAAATAATATCACCGGAATAGTTGATAGATATCTTGAGATTCAACAAGCCCCCGCAATTAAACCGGAAGAACGTGAGCAGATAAACTCACAGTTGAAAGAACAAGCATTGAAACCATTAGTTCAACAACTATTCAGATATTTACCTGAAAAAGAAACTAATATAGATTCTACTTGGGATCTAGTTTATGAATCGCCAATGGGACTTTATAATCTAACAAATACTGCAACAAGTACTCTGAGAGATGTGGTTCAAAAAGACGATAATTTAGTTGCAAAGATTACGACTGATTTGAATGTCACTTACGAAGGTGACGGATATATAAAACAAGGTGAAGCGGCATATCAATTTGAAGAACCAAAAATTGACGGTAACGCAATAACTTATTTTAACATAGAGAAAAATATTGTTATTAAATCAGAATTAACTACAACAACCGAAATGAATGTAGTAGTAACCGCAAAAAATCCAAGCGGCGTAACTGAAACGGCTAGAAGATCGGATCTTTCAGTTAATAGAAATTTTATTGAGCTTTTGAAAGTAAACTAA
- the tgt gene encoding tRNA guanosine(34) transglycosylase Tgt, whose product MKFEIQQKDSNSKARAGYFETEHGKVETPIFMPVGTQGTVKAITSEQLKNEVGAQIILGNTYHLYLRPGTEVLENAGGLHKFMNWDKPILTDSGGFQVFSLAELRKLKKDGVEFQSHLDGSKHFFTPEKVIGIQRSIGSDIMMPLDECTPFPCEYEYAEKSQKLTSDWAILNKEAFDKSDPLYGHKQYLFGIIQGSVYKDLRENSANDLIKLDFDGYSIGGLAVGEPAEKMYEITDFTTDIIPETKPRYLMGVGRPENILESIARGVDMFDCVMPTRNARNAYLFTSGGVVTIRNATYKNDHTPLDATCDCYTCANFTRAYLRHLYIANEILALTLGTIHNLTFYLNLVKEARSRIIEGSFLDWKNEIVKKLSINVNSIKED is encoded by the coding sequence ATGAAATTCGAAATTCAACAAAAAGATTCTAATAGCAAAGCAAGAGCCGGGTATTTTGAGACGGAGCACGGCAAGGTTGAAACTCCCATTTTTATGCCTGTCGGTACTCAAGGAACTGTAAAAGCAATTACCTCGGAGCAGCTTAAAAACGAAGTGGGAGCACAGATAATTCTCGGAAATACTTATCATCTCTACCTTCGACCCGGGACTGAAGTACTTGAAAATGCCGGCGGATTACATAAATTTATGAATTGGGACAAACCGATTCTTACAGATAGTGGCGGATTTCAAGTTTTTAGTCTGGCAGAATTACGAAAACTGAAAAAAGATGGTGTCGAATTTCAATCTCATTTGGATGGATCGAAGCATTTTTTTACACCGGAAAAAGTAATCGGAATTCAACGGAGCATTGGTTCGGATATAATGATGCCTCTCGATGAATGTACTCCTTTCCCTTGCGAATATGAATACGCAGAAAAATCTCAAAAATTAACTAGTGATTGGGCAATTCTTAATAAAGAAGCTTTCGATAAATCCGATCCTTTATACGGACATAAACAGTATCTTTTTGGAATAATTCAAGGAAGTGTGTATAAAGATCTTCGTGAAAATTCTGCAAATGATTTGATAAAATTAGATTTTGACGGTTACTCAATCGGCGGACTCGCAGTTGGCGAACCTGCCGAAAAAATGTATGAAATTACTGACTTTACAACTGATATAATTCCCGAGACAAAACCGAGATATTTGATGGGTGTTGGCAGACCCGAAAATATTTTAGAATCGATAGCTCGTGGAGTTGATATGTTTGATTGCGTAATGCCGACTCGCAATGCACGAAACGCATATTTGTTTACTTCCGGTGGAGTTGTTACCATCAGAAACGCGACATATAAAAATGATCATACACCTTTGGACGCAACATGTGATTGTTATACATGTGCAAATTTTACACGGGCTTATTTGCGTCATCTGTATATTGCAAACGAAATTCTTGCTCTTACGCTTGGGACTATACACAACTTAACGTTTTATTTAAATTTGGTAAAAGAGGCTAGAAGCCGTATAATTGAAGGGTCGTTTTTGGATTGGAAGAACGAAATTGTTAAAAAGTTATCTATAAATGTAAATTCAATTAAGGAGGATTAA
- the speB gene encoding agmatinase encodes MKTLGIKKNFLAIEKEVSSYEKSKIVILSAPFEKTVSYGKGTASGPKEILKASHYVEFYDEELDRELVFEKGIATLPELKFKNESVKKGIEKIYKNVKKLIADGKFVVTLGGEHSLSSAPAKAHFEAYENLSVLQIDAHSDLRDSYNGSKYSHASVMARVAEFTKDIVQVGIRAQCIEESVFIRENNIKTYYARDIKNGKHGENWQDKVVNDLKENVYVTFDVDGLDPSIIAATGTPEPGGLLWDETMNLFKKIGEKKNIVGFDVVELAPSKYHESSSFMTAKLVYKLLNYSFLNK; translated from the coding sequence ATGAAAACACTCGGAATAAAAAAGAACTTTCTAGCAATTGAAAAGGAAGTTTCGTCGTACGAAAAATCTAAAATTGTAATTCTCTCCGCACCGTTTGAAAAAACAGTAAGCTACGGAAAAGGTACTGCTTCCGGACCAAAAGAAATTCTAAAAGCTTCACATTATGTTGAGTTTTATGATGAAGAACTAGACAGAGAATTAGTATTTGAAAAGGGCATAGCAACTTTACCGGAATTGAAATTCAAAAATGAATCGGTAAAAAAGGGAATCGAGAAAATTTATAAGAATGTTAAAAAGCTTATCGCCGATGGTAAATTTGTTGTGACATTGGGTGGTGAACATTCATTATCATCAGCTCCGGCAAAAGCACATTTTGAAGCTTATGAAAATTTATCAGTTCTTCAAATTGATGCCCATTCGGATTTGCGCGATTCTTATAATGGTTCAAAATATTCACATGCATCAGTTATGGCAAGAGTTGCCGAGTTCACAAAAGATATAGTTCAAGTCGGTATCCGCGCTCAATGTATTGAAGAATCGGTCTTTATCAGAGAAAATAACATTAAAACCTATTATGCACGTGATATTAAAAACGGTAAACACGGTGAAAATTGGCAAGATAAAGTTGTAAACGATTTAAAAGAAAATGTGTATGTTACATTTGATGTTGACGGACTTGATCCCTCAATAATCGCGGCGACGGGAACGCCGGAACCCGGTGGATTGTTATGGGATGAAACAATGAATCTTTTCAAGAAAATCGGTGAGAAGAAAAACATTGTCGGATTTGATGTTGTAGAACTCGCTCCTTCAAAATATCATGAAAGTTCAAGTTTTATGACTGCTAAGTTGGTTTACAAATTATTAAACTACAGTTTTCTCAATAAGTAA
- a CDS encoding MATE family efflux transporter, translating into MKEDSELNQQIDQLANQPNSVSVWQQLKEAIRGSEADYTKIPIGKAIFLLAIPMILELIMESTFAVVDIYFVGTLGASAVATVGLTETYLFLIYSIAMGLAMAVTAIVARRIGEKEKEKAGITAVQAIFIGILVSLPFSLAGLFFSKDLLALMGADQWILDHGYTYTQWMLGGNVVVMLLFVINAIFRGAGDAAIAMRVLWIANGINIILDPILIFGFGPIPAYGLEGAAIATTIGRGIGVLTQIYLLLKGGKHIRVLGTYIKINWYVIKKIVQTSLGGVGQMIIAMVSWVFIIRIIADYGSEAVAGTTIALRILMFTMMPAWGMSNAAATLVGQNLGAKMPDRAERSVWITGLWNMVFLVGISFVFFFFNEELIAIFTNDLKVISIGAEWMKIISYSYFVYGWWMVAIQAFNGAGDTATPTKINFFFFWLLEIPLAYFMAKTIGLEHTGIFWAIFIAETSVGLFTLWIFTKGKWKKVVV; encoded by the coding sequence TTGAAAGAAGATTCTGAATTAAATCAGCAAATTGATCAATTGGCAAATCAACCTAATTCTGTTTCTGTATGGCAGCAATTAAAAGAAGCAATCCGTGGAAGTGAAGCCGATTATACTAAGATTCCTATCGGTAAAGCCATTTTCTTACTTGCCATCCCTATGATTCTCGAACTAATAATGGAATCGACTTTTGCAGTCGTTGATATATATTTTGTCGGTACACTCGGTGCTTCTGCAGTTGCTACAGTCGGACTAACCGAAACTTATTTATTCCTTATTTACTCCATCGCAATGGGTCTTGCAATGGCTGTAACTGCAATTGTCGCCAGACGTATCGGTGAAAAAGAAAAAGAAAAAGCCGGTATTACAGCAGTTCAAGCTATTTTCATTGGTATTTTAGTTTCCTTGCCCTTTAGCTTAGCCGGATTATTTTTCTCTAAAGATCTGCTTGCACTCATGGGTGCAGATCAGTGGATTCTCGATCACGGTTACACATATACTCAATGGATGCTCGGCGGAAACGTTGTGGTCATGCTTCTTTTTGTTATCAACGCAATTTTTCGTGGTGCAGGAGACGCGGCTATTGCAATGCGTGTATTATGGATTGCAAACGGTATTAACATCATACTTGACCCCATTCTAATATTTGGTTTCGGACCGATTCCCGCTTACGGTCTTGAAGGTGCGGCAATTGCAACTACAATTGGCAGAGGCATTGGTGTTCTAACTCAAATATATCTTTTATTAAAGGGTGGTAAACATATTCGAGTCTTAGGGACATACATCAAAATTAATTGGTATGTAATTAAGAAAATTGTTCAAACTTCTTTAGGCGGTGTGGGACAAATGATTATTGCTATGGTTTCATGGGTTTTCATTATTAGAATAATTGCCGACTATGGAAGTGAAGCTGTCGCCGGAACTACAATTGCTCTTCGTATATTGATGTTTACAATGATGCCGGCATGGGGAATGTCTAATGCTGCCGCAACTCTTGTGGGACAAAATCTCGGCGCTAAAATGCCTGACCGGGCTGAACGTTCTGTATGGATTACCGGTCTGTGGAATATGGTGTTTTTAGTGGGAATTTCATTTGTTTTCTTCTTTTTCAATGAGGAATTGATTGCAATTTTTACAAACGATTTGAAGGTTATCTCGATTGGTGCTGAATGGATGAAAATAATTTCTTATTCCTATTTCGTTTACGGTTGGTGGATGGTGGCAATTCAAGCATTTAACGGTGCTGGCGATACAGCTACACCAACTAAAATTAATTTTTTCTTCTTTTGGCTCCTTGAAATTCCGCTAGCTTATTTTATGGCTAAAACAATTGGTCTGGAACACACAGGAATATTTTGGGCTATTTTTATCGCTGAAACCTCCGTCGGTTTATTCACGCTTTGGATTTTCACAAAAGGAAAATGGAAAAAGGTAGTCGTCTAG
- a CDS encoding NfeD family protein, with amino-acid sequence MRRLLTILLLLLSVSIFGQSKKVYYGNIEGDIDLGLAPYVKRIVDDANKNFADAVIFRINTFGGRVDAATQIKDAILNSKVLTIAFVDKRAISAGSLIALSCEKIVMVPGGAMGATTVVDQAGAKQAEKVQSYMRSEMRATAERNGRRTDIAEAMVDERVVIEGLVDSTQLLTLTSEEALKYGMADTLIATFDEVLAAFNLENAEIIEEETNWGEDVVRFLSHPIVSSILIMVAMIGLFTEMKTPGWGLPGTAALIALVLFFGSGLILDLVSLLEIIIFIVGVILLLIEIFVVPGFGIFGLLGIVAVIGSLFLGLLADFEIVTWEMLSTAILQLAVAFVVTFIAAYFLSKLLPKTSFFSRLILHDNILTRSGYATEPEAKELVGKDAEALTDLRPSGTALIDNKRIDVVTEGVFLSRGTKLVVIKESGSKVVVREKK; translated from the coding sequence ATGAGAAGGTTATTAACAATATTACTCCTTCTCTTAAGCGTATCGATTTTTGGTCAATCTAAAAAAGTCTATTACGGAAACATTGAAGGTGATATCGATCTAGGTTTAGCCCCGTATGTTAAACGAATAGTTGATGATGCGAATAAAAATTTTGCCGATGCCGTTATATTTAGAATAAATACTTTCGGCGGTAGAGTTGATGCAGCAACTCAAATCAAAGATGCTATACTCAACAGTAAAGTTCTTACAATTGCATTTGTTGATAAGCGTGCGATCTCAGCCGGATCATTAATCGCGCTTTCATGCGAAAAAATTGTAATGGTCCCGGGCGGTGCGATGGGAGCTACGACGGTGGTTGATCAAGCCGGTGCTAAGCAAGCGGAAAAAGTTCAATCTTATATGAGATCCGAAATGCGGGCGACTGCCGAAAGAAACGGACGACGAACCGATATCGCGGAAGCAATGGTTGATGAACGTGTCGTTATTGAAGGTCTGGTTGATTCAACACAACTTTTGACTTTAACTTCGGAAGAAGCTCTAAAATATGGAATGGCAGATACGCTTATTGCAACCTTTGATGAAGTTTTAGCCGCATTTAATCTAGAGAACGCCGAAATTATCGAAGAAGAAACGAATTGGGGCGAAGACGTAGTTAGATTTTTATCACATCCAATTGTTTCTTCAATTCTAATTATGGTTGCAATGATTGGTCTTTTTACCGAAATGAAAACTCCCGGCTGGGGTTTACCCGGCACTGCCGCATTAATTGCTCTCGTCCTTTTCTTCGGCTCGGGTTTAATTCTCGATTTAGTCTCTCTGCTTGAGATTATAATTTTTATAGTCGGGGTAATTTTACTTCTTATTGAAATTTTCGTGGTTCCGGGATTCGGTATATTTGGCTTACTCGGAATTGTGGCGGTTATTGGAAGTTTATTCCTCGGTCTGCTTGCAGATTTTGAAATTGTTACGTGGGAAATGCTTTCGACAGCAATATTACAATTAGCCGTTGCATTTGTAGTTACTTTTATTGCAGCATATTTTTTATCAAAACTTTTACCCAAGACATCATTTTTTAGCCGATTGATATTACATGATAATATTCTTACTAGATCCGGTTATGCAACCGAACCTGAAGCAAAGGAGTTAGTTGGGAAAGATGCTGAAGCGCTTACTGATTTACGTCCTTCCGGTACAGCACTAATTGACAACAAACGCATTGATGTTGTTACGGAAGGAGTTTTCCTTTCAAGAGGTACCAAGCTTGTTGTTATAAAAGAATCCGGATCAAAAGTTGTTGTAAGAGAAAAGAAATAG
- a CDS encoding DUF1343 domain-containing protein — MINNRFLNYAAIFFAAFSFLYAQKIKLGNDVLLTEHLDLIKGKRIGVVTNTAATLSSGERFIDALLDLDGITIQSVFALEHGFELQKGAGVVIPNSTIEQIKIHSLYGSNKKPTPQMMADLDIIIFDIQDIGTRFYTYISSLLYLLEACGENNVDIIVLDRPNPLGGILVDGPILEDNFKSFVGVDNIPVIHGMTIGELALFFNDRIAPKADLKVIKMQNWDRSKFWDELELPWRDPSPNIVNFESVLLYPITVFFEGTNISEGRGTYTPFHIFGAPFIDSKKLKDELTPILSGDFILRAIEFVPVSIEDKASNPKYKNEICEGIQLKLVSRENYNPLKTALTLLTTLQQLYGDNFEFTSHFDLLWGNAKIKDFINSNKSVNEIIDSWGKDLAEFKEIRKNYLLY, encoded by the coding sequence TTGATCAATAACAGATTTTTGAATTATGCGGCAATATTTTTTGCCGCATTTTCTTTTTTATACGCACAGAAGATTAAACTTGGTAACGATGTTCTGCTCACCGAGCACTTAGACCTGATTAAAGGAAAAAGAATCGGTGTGGTTACAAACACTGCTGCAACGTTATCAAGCGGAGAGCGATTTATAGATGCATTATTAGATTTGGATGGCATAACCATACAAAGTGTTTTTGCATTAGAACACGGCTTCGAATTACAAAAAGGTGCGGGGGTCGTCATCCCAAATTCCACAATTGAACAAATAAAAATTCACTCCCTTTACGGTTCAAACAAAAAACCGACACCGCAAATGATGGCTGATCTTGACATAATTATTTTCGATATTCAAGATATCGGAACGAGATTTTATACTTACATATCTTCATTGCTATATCTTTTAGAAGCATGTGGTGAAAACAATGTAGATATTATCGTATTAGACAGACCGAATCCTCTTGGCGGAATTTTAGTTGACGGTCCGATTCTCGAAGATAATTTTAAGTCATTTGTCGGTGTTGACAATATTCCGGTTATACATGGAATGACGATCGGTGAGCTTGCCTTATTTTTTAATGATAGAATAGCTCCAAAAGCTGATCTAAAAGTTATAAAAATGCAAAATTGGGATAGGTCAAAATTCTGGGATGAATTGGAATTGCCTTGGCGGGATCCATCACCGAATATTGTAAATTTTGAATCCGTTCTCCTCTACCCTATTACGGTATTTTTTGAAGGAACAAATATCTCTGAAGGAAGAGGAACATATACACCTTTTCATATTTTTGGTGCCCCGTTTATAGACAGCAAGAAGTTGAAAGATGAACTTACTCCAATATTAAGTGGTGATTTTATTTTGAGAGCAATTGAATTTGTTCCGGTATCAATTGAGGATAAAGCTTCTAATCCTAAATATAAAAACGAAATATGCGAAGGTATTCAATTAAAATTAGTTAGTAGAGAAAATTATAATCCATTAAAAACTGCTTTGACCTTGTTGACAACATTACAACAATTATATGGAGATAATTTTGAGTTTACTTCTCACTTTGATTTGCTTTGGGGAAATGCTAAAATAAAAGATTTTATTAATTCCAATAAATCTGTTAATGAAATTATAGATTCTTGGGGGAAAGACTTAGCAGAGTTTAAAGAGATTAGAAAAAACTATTTACTTTATTAA
- a CDS encoding SRPBCC domain-containing protein, translating to MIKIKYSITIDASKEKVWHTMLDQETYKLWTEAFSPGSHYVGNWDKGSKIHFLGPDKDGNLGGMVSRIKENRPYEYISIEHLGFFINGKEDTESEAAKSMAGALENYTLIESDGKTEVLVDMDSTEEYEEMFNDMWPKALNKLKELAEK from the coding sequence ATGATTAAGATAAAATATTCAATTACAATAGATGCCTCAAAAGAAAAAGTATGGCACACAATGCTTGATCAAGAAACTTACAAACTATGGACCGAAGCATTTTCGCCCGGCTCGCATTATGTAGGCAACTGGGATAAAGGAAGTAAAATTCATTTTCTCGGACCGGATAAAGATGGAAATTTGGGAGGAATGGTCAGCCGGATAAAAGAAAATAGACCTTACGAATATATCTCAATCGAACATCTTGGTTTTTTTATAAATGGGAAAGAAGATACAGAAAGTGAAGCGGCGAAGTCTATGGCTGGAGCGCTTGAGAATTACACACTAATAGAAAGCGACGGTAAAACAGAAGTATTGGTGGATATGGATTCAACTGAGGAATATGAGGAAATGTTTAATGATATGTGGCCTAAAGCTCTAAACAAATTAAAAGAGCTTGCTGAAAAATAA
- the yajC gene encoding preprotein translocase subunit YajC, with the protein MELIFAMAPQGGDGGGSMISTLIMFGAIFAIFYFMIIRPQQKRAKERDKMLSAVAKGDKIVTSGGIHGTVAGLDEKTVLVDVGNNVKIKMERSAIGSIVQNKE; encoded by the coding sequence ATGGAGTTGATATTTGCAATGGCTCCTCAAGGTGGCGATGGCGGCGGAAGTATGATAAGTACGCTAATTATGTTCGGTGCTATTTTTGCTATTTTTTATTTTATGATTATTCGTCCGCAGCAAAAGCGCGCCAAAGAACGCGATAAAATGTTATCCGCGGTTGCTAAAGGTGACAAAATCGTCACAAGCGGCGGTATCCATGGTACTGTTGCCGGACTCGATGAAAAAACCGTTTTAGTTGATGTTGGTAACAATGTCAAAATTAAAATGGAACGCTCTGCTATAGGAAGTATTGTCCAAAATAAAGAGTAA
- a CDS encoding VOC family protein, protein MNKQKIVPCLWFNDNAEEAVSFYLSIFSNTKLGKVIKYDEASAKASGRQVGSVLTMEFELEGYKFLALNGGPMFEINPSISFFLNFDPSKDENAAEQLDSTWKKLSEGGTVLMPLDKYPFGEKYGWVQDKFGVSWQLILSDPSGDDRPFIIPALLFVGDVNGKTEEATDFYMSMYDESNRGQIARYSDEMGGSMEGLIMYTDYKLNDQWFVAMDGGTIHNFTFNEAISFMVNCSDQEEIDKYWYQLSAVPEAEQCGWLKDKYGVSWQIVPENLSQLISDNDPQVAQRVMQKMLGMKKLDIRELQNAKTEKE, encoded by the coding sequence ATGAATAAACAAAAAATTGTACCATGTTTATGGTTCAACGATAATGCAGAAGAAGCAGTAAGCTTTTATTTATCGATTTTTTCAAACACCAAACTTGGAAAAGTAATAAAATATGATGAAGCATCCGCAAAAGCTTCGGGTCGTCAGGTAGGGAGTGTATTAACAATGGAATTTGAGTTAGAGGGTTATAAATTTCTGGCATTAAACGGAGGACCAATGTTTGAAATCAATCCATCGATTTCATTTTTCTTAAACTTCGATCCTTCTAAGGATGAAAATGCTGCTGAACAATTGGACTCAACTTGGAAGAAATTATCCGAAGGTGGTACCGTTTTGATGCCGTTGGACAAATATCCGTTTGGTGAAAAATATGGTTGGGTGCAGGATAAATTTGGAGTCTCATGGCAATTAATATTATCAGATCCATCCGGAGACGATAGACCGTTTATAATTCCGGCTCTTCTTTTTGTTGGTGATGTAAATGGTAAAACAGAAGAAGCAACAGACTTTTACATGTCAATGTATGATGAGTCTAATCGCGGTCAAATCGCAAGATATTCCGATGAGATGGGAGGGAGTATGGAAGGTTTGATTATGTACACCGATTATAAACTAAATGATCAGTGGTTCGTGGCGATGGATGGGGGTACTATACACAATTTTACATTTAATGAAGCCATTTCATTTATGGTAAATTGTTCTGATCAAGAGGAAATTGACAAGTATTGGTATCAACTATCAGCAGTTCCGGAAGCCGAACAATGCGGCTGGTTGAAAGATAAGTATGGAGTTTCATGGCAGATTGTTCCGGAAAATTTATCTCAATTAATTTCCGATAACGATCCGCAGGTCGCTCAAAGGGTTATGCAGAAAATGCTGGGTATGAAAAAATTAGATATCAGAGAATTACAGAATGCAAAAACTGAAAAAGAATAA